One Bacteroidota bacterium DNA window includes the following coding sequences:
- the tadA gene encoding tRNA adenosine(34) deaminase TadA → MADKKYEHWMEFALKEAVKAYDKNEIPVGAVVVFQEKIIGKGYNQTETLQDPTAHAEMIAITAAAGYLKSQRLEGCEMFVTLEPCAMCAGAIVLARMPLLVFGAYDPKAGACTSLYTITNDTRLNHRTHTKGGILEEKCGAVLKDFFIKNLRKNN, encoded by the coding sequence ATTGCTGATAAAAAATACGAGCACTGGATGGAATTTGCTTTGAAGGAAGCCGTTAAAGCTTACGACAAGAATGAAATTCCCGTCGGTGCGGTGGTAGTTTTCCAGGAAAAAATAATTGGTAAGGGATACAACCAAACCGAAACATTACAGGACCCAACAGCCCACGCCGAGATGATTGCGATAACAGCCGCAGCCGGTTATTTAAAATCGCAGCGGTTGGAGGGTTGTGAAATGTTTGTAACTCTTGAGCCGTGTGCAATGTGTGCTGGGGCTATAGTGTTAGCCCGAATGCCTTTGCTCGTCTTTGGGGCTTACGACCCAAAAGCCGGGGCTTGCACATCGCTTTACACTATTACGAACGATACCCGCCTTAACCACCGAACACACACAAAAGGCGGTATTTTAGAAGAAAAATGTGGCGCTGTACTAAAAGATTTTTTTATAAAAAATCTTAGAAAAAACAATTGA
- a CDS encoding PAS domain S-box protein, translating into MFFSKIQKIFVNFSLRTKLIISSSFLVTAISVFIFIYFPSEFEEQATKAIVDKANSIATMTAFSISPALFFNDTQTIKEAFQSARLAKDIVYIVLRDDSNKVYYAYNLADIERNVFKQNVNGSRITGDGMIYEKTVPIYHTDKVIGNLTIGFSLVVLESEVQKSRAAITFVALLIFFGSLFIVIGISSVITRPLRSIVNTVEDISSGNLRSRATIVSEDEVGQLAKSFNIMVDKLAEALDEIENANRSLETKVDQRTNELKLEIIERKRIADALRESETKLRNIIEHSTNLFYSHSVDHVLTYISPQSKTFFDYEPEEAMFNWTKLLTDNPENLKGIQLTQRAIDIGKVQPSYQLELVGKLGRKIWVEVNEAPVVRNGKTVAIVGSLTDISERKKVEEFFHKYEFIVNASPDYMTLVDTGYRYVAVNNSYCIAHKKSREEILGKKVSDIWGNEVFDTIIKKNFDASFNGNIVNYKSWFEFPETGLRYFDVTHSPYRDSNGNITHVVAISRDITEKWKAEAELIQSEERYRNFFEEDLTGDFISNSEGNIITCNAAFVKIFGFVSIDSVLSSSLQNLFYNESEFQKFLIRLKSSKKIEYMELELRRIDGRILHTVQNVIGDFDANGNLLTIKGYIFDDTKRKLLEGQLLQAQKMESLGTLASGIAHDFNNILAIVLGYASQMESDEYVKKNFLKNVKAIAEAVQRGSGMVKQLLTFSRKTDLLTAVISLNSVIEEFVKLLNETFPKTIEIQIDLDRSIPAIRADINQVHQILLNLSLNAKDAMDKGGVLKISTSLVTAEILSKKFTNVNKEKYVCISVSDAGHGMDEETRLRIFEPFFTTKEIGKGTGLGLAVVYGVVQSHHGFIDVESEIDSGTIFNIYLPAYNINSIPDDAGIQEQECLLQGTETILVVEDELMLSDLVKEILQERGYKVLTAFDGESGIEIFKKHQNEIAIIFSDIGLPKMSGWEMYNNIRNIAPNTKIIFASGYLDPPIWSEMFKIGIKEIVQKPYDPIQIIKKVRQLLDTKDV; encoded by the coding sequence ATGTTCTTTTCCAAAATTCAAAAAATATTTGTAAATTTTTCACTTCGCACTAAACTCATCATATCAAGTTCTTTTTTAGTAACGGCAATTTCGGTTTTTATATTCATCTATTTTCCTTCTGAATTTGAAGAGCAAGCTACAAAAGCTATAGTTGACAAAGCGAATAGCATAGCAACGATGACTGCTTTCAGTATAAGTCCGGCTTTGTTTTTTAACGATACGCAAACAATTAAAGAAGCTTTTCAGAGTGCAAGGCTGGCTAAAGATATTGTGTATATAGTTTTGCGTGACGACTCGAATAAAGTGTATTATGCTTACAACTTAGCGGATATCGAGAGAAATGTTTTTAAACAAAATGTAAACGGAAGCCGCATCACGGGAGACGGGATGATTTACGAAAAAACAGTTCCTATTTATCACACGGATAAAGTAATTGGAAATTTAACAATCGGGTTTTCACTCGTTGTTCTCGAATCTGAGGTCCAAAAAAGCCGCGCCGCTATTACTTTTGTAGCTCTGCTGATTTTTTTTGGAAGTCTTTTTATCGTAATAGGTATCAGTTCTGTTATAACACGACCTCTCCGTTCGATAGTAAATACGGTAGAAGATATTTCGTCGGGAAATTTGAGAAGCCGGGCGACTATCGTTTCGGAAGACGAGGTTGGACAACTTGCAAAATCGTTTAACATTATGGTCGATAAATTAGCGGAGGCACTTGACGAAATAGAAAACGCAAACCGATCCCTTGAAACAAAAGTTGACCAACGCACAAACGAATTGAAGTTAGAAATTATCGAGCGGAAACGCATCGCTGATGCTTTGCGTGAAAGCGAAACAAAATTAAGAAACATCATTGAACACAGTACGAACCTTTTCTATTCGCATTCTGTTGACCATGTGTTAACTTATATCAGTCCCCAATCAAAAACGTTTTTTGATTACGAACCGGAAGAGGCGATGTTTAACTGGACTAAACTTTTAACAGACAATCCGGAAAACTTAAAAGGGATTCAACTTACACAAAGGGCGATTGATATCGGCAAAGTCCAACCGTCGTATCAGCTTGAACTTGTAGGTAAATTAGGCAGAAAAATTTGGGTCGAAGTGAACGAGGCGCCAGTAGTGCGTAATGGGAAAACAGTAGCTATCGTAGGTTCTCTCACCGATATATCAGAGCGTAAAAAAGTTGAAGAATTTTTCCACAAGTATGAATTTATTGTGAATGCCTCTCCCGATTATATGACTTTGGTTGATACAGGTTACAGATATGTAGCTGTAAACAACTCTTACTGTATTGCTCATAAAAAAAGCCGTGAAGAAATATTGGGGAAAAAAGTTTCGGACATCTGGGGTAACGAAGTATTCGATACGATAATAAAAAAGAATTTCGATGCATCGTTCAACGGAAATATTGTTAACTACAAATCCTGGTTCGAGTTTCCCGAAACCGGTTTGCGGTATTTTGATGTTACACACTCGCCTTACAGAGATTCAAACGGAAACATTACTCACGTTGTTGCAATATCGCGTGATATTACCGAAAAATGGAAAGCAGAAGCTGAATTAATACAAAGCGAAGAACGATACCGAAATTTCTTCGAGGAAGATTTAACCGGCGATTTTATATCCAACTCCGAAGGTAACATTATTACCTGTAATGCTGCATTCGTTAAGATATTCGGGTTCGTCTCGATTGATTCTGTTTTGAGCAGCAGTTTGCAAAATTTATTTTACAATGAATCAGAGTTCCAAAAGTTTTTAATTCGACTAAAAAGTTCTAAAAAAATTGAATATATGGAACTGGAACTGCGGCGGATTGATGGTAGAATTCTGCATACCGTACAAAATGTGATAGGCGATTTCGATGCGAATGGCAATTTGTTAACCATTAAAGGGTATATCTTCGACGATACAAAACGGAAACTCCTTGAAGGACAATTGCTTCAAGCGCAGAAAATGGAAAGCTTAGGAACTTTAGCCAGCGGCATTGCCCACGACTTCAATAACATATTAGCCATTGTGTTGGGTTATGCCTCGCAAATGGAGTCGGATGAATACGTTAAGAAAAATTTCCTCAAAAATGTAAAAGCAATTGCCGAAGCTGTCCAGCGTGGATCGGGTATGGTAAAACAATTACTTACCTTCTCACGCAAAACCGATTTGCTCACTGCTGTAATTTCTCTTAACAGTGTGATAGAAGAATTTGTAAAACTATTGAACGAAACATTCCCGAAAACAATTGAAATTCAAATTGACCTCGATAGAAGTATTCCCGCAATCCGGGCTGATATCAATCAGGTGCATCAGATTTTATTGAACCTCTCGCTTAATGCTAAAGATGCAATGGATAAAGGCGGGGTTTTGAAAATTTCAACCTCTCTTGTAACGGCTGAAATTCTCTCTAAAAAATTTACCAATGTTAATAAAGAGAAGTACGTTTGTATCAGCGTAAGCGATGCAGGGCACGGAATGGACGAGGAGACGCGTTTACGGATATTTGAGCCATTCTTTACAACTAAAGAAATTGGCAAAGGTACCGGCTTGGGGCTTGCTGTAGTTTATGGTGTCGTTCAAAGTCATCACGGTTTTATTGATGTCGAAAGTGAAATTGACAGCGGCACTATCTTTAACATTTATTTGCCGGCTTACAATATCAACTCAATTCCCGATGATGCAGGAATTCAAGAACAGGAATGTTTGCTGCAAGGAACTGAAACTATATTAGTTGTTGAGGATGAACTGATGCTGAGCGATTTGGTAAAAGAGATTCTGCAGGAGCGCGGCTACAAAGTATTGACCGCCTTCGATGGCGAATCAGGCATAGAAATTTTCAAAAAACATCAAAACGAAATTGCTATCATCTTTTCTGATATCGGTTTACCTAAAATGAGCGGCTGGGAAATGTACAACAACATCAGGAATATCGCCCCTAACACTAAAATTATTTTTGCGAGCGGATATCTCGACCCGCCGATATGGTCGGAAATGTTTAAAATCGGTATTAAAGAAATTGTTCAAAAACCTTACGACCCGATCCAAATTATCAAAAAAGTTCGTCAGTTGCTCGACACGAAAGACGTGTGA
- a CDS encoding YfiR family protein → MKYFFYILVIILLSRGFSFTQEMPVPVEIQIPLFKKILTFDRNLKTRAGNEISIGILFQKGFKLSSDVKNAFVTTASPTHDSIVGLTVHIVALEYSDETNLKSNLLKHTIDILYITPMRAIDFKMVTQLTQAHKILTITGVPQYVENGISVGLDIKAEKPQIIINLQSIKAEGADFSSKLLNLAKVIK, encoded by the coding sequence TTGAAATACTTTTTTTATATACTAGTAATAATTTTACTCTCTCGCGGTTTTTCTTTTACACAGGAAATGCCTGTTCCTGTCGAAATTCAAATCCCTTTGTTCAAAAAAATACTTACTTTCGACCGGAATCTAAAAACCCGTGCCGGCAACGAGATAAGTATCGGAATACTCTTTCAAAAAGGTTTTAAATTATCTTCAGACGTAAAGAACGCATTCGTTACTACAGCATCACCGACGCATGATTCTATCGTCGGTTTAACTGTGCATATTGTTGCTTTAGAATATTCCGATGAAACTAATCTCAAAAGCAATCTATTGAAACATACTATCGATATATTGTATATCACTCCGATGCGTGCAATCGATTTTAAAATGGTTACTCAACTTACGCAAGCACACAAGATTTTAACAATTACCGGAGTTCCACAATATGTTGAGAATGGTATTTCTGTCGGTTTGGATATCAAAGCCGAAAAGCCGCAAATCATAATAAATTTACAATCCATAAAAGCCGAGGGGGCAGATTTCAGTTCGAAGCTATTAAATTTAGCAAAGGTCATTAAATAA
- a CDS encoding TonB-dependent receptor gives MQIIVKYLLLTFLLIPNAIGQSDDLLASSISLDSLLNIKISAASKYLQKTSDIPASVTVITSDEISKFGYQNLSEVLQSIRGFYISYDRNYSYLGVRGFSRPTDYNNRILLMLNGHSINENIYGSASIGTELGINLKSVDRIEIVRGPGSALFGSNAMFAVINIITKNGNAIDGLQVDADIGSYRNIKASSRYGKLFANGLDFSFSGTIGDIKGEDQFYPEYDSPVNNYGIANNLDWDKFASFTSTLSYNNLSLLGKFSSRKKGIPTGAYDIVFNDPDAYTLDEYKFIELKYENEFDIDKTVLLRAYYDNYTYKGTYKYDLIAYDESKGSWFGGEVQFCWDLTTSNRIIAGSEYKNYTLAIFKYWNPNTIFFDGNFPSSLTSFYLQNEHQATDNLSLTLGIRFDKYSIFKMFTSPRGAIIYQPAKSSTLKFLYGEAFRIPNVYEINYHDPYSEFKRSDNLKSEKIATSELIWEQRMSDETFSTISLYRYDMKNLIDIKIDTTDSFKYFGNVDNIRAIGLEVGINTRTEQDLNYYINYSLQSTKKLETDEKLTNSPEHLIKFGINFPLFEYFYAGTEVQWETERLTVYSTKTEPFLLSNLNIKTKPLFNRLTVSFLVRNLFDADYKYPGGFEHRQAGIKQNGRNYIASLEYKF, from the coding sequence CAAAGTATTTACAAAAAACCAGCGACATTCCCGCTTCAGTTACGGTAATTACTTCGGATGAAATTAGCAAATTTGGATACCAAAATTTGTCCGAGGTATTGCAGAGTATTAGAGGATTTTACATCAGTTACGATCGTAATTACAGTTACCTGGGTGTGCGTGGTTTCAGCCGACCCACCGATTACAATAACCGTATTTTGCTTATGTTGAACGGGCATAGCATAAACGAAAATATTTACGGTTCGGCATCTATCGGAACTGAATTAGGAATTAATTTAAAAAGTGTAGATCGTATTGAAATTGTACGAGGTCCCGGTTCTGCCCTATTCGGAAGCAATGCAATGTTTGCTGTAATCAATATAATTACAAAAAATGGGAATGCGATTGACGGTTTGCAGGTTGACGCTGATATCGGAAGTTATCGGAACATCAAAGCTTCTTCCCGCTATGGTAAATTGTTCGCTAATGGTTTAGATTTTTCTTTTTCGGGAACTATTGGCGATATTAAAGGTGAAGATCAATTTTATCCGGAATACGATAGCCCGGTAAATAATTACGGAATTGCCAACAATTTAGACTGGGATAAATTCGCTAGTTTTACCTCGACACTGAGCTACAACAACTTGTCGCTTCTCGGAAAATTCTCATCCCGTAAAAAAGGTATCCCGACTGGTGCTTATGATATAGTATTTAATGATCCCGATGCTTATACGTTAGATGAATACAAATTTATAGAACTAAAATACGAAAATGAGTTTGATATTGATAAAACTGTTTTACTCAGGGCATACTACGATAACTATACCTATAAAGGAACATACAAGTATGACTTGATTGCTTATGATGAAAGTAAGGGGAGTTGGTTTGGCGGCGAAGTTCAGTTTTGTTGGGATTTAACTACCTCAAATCGAATCATTGCCGGTTCTGAATATAAAAATTATACACTCGCTATTTTTAAATATTGGAATCCAAATACCATTTTCTTCGATGGTAATTTTCCTTCATCTCTGACTTCATTCTATTTACAGAACGAACATCAAGCGACTGATAATTTATCGCTTACGTTAGGAATACGGTTCGATAAGTACTCAATTTTTAAAATGTTTACATCGCCACGTGGCGCTATCATTTATCAGCCGGCAAAATCGAGCACTCTTAAATTCCTTTATGGCGAAGCATTCCGGATTCCGAATGTTTATGAAATAAATTACCACGATCCTTATTCCGAGTTCAAACGCAGCGATAATTTAAAATCCGAGAAGATTGCTACCAGCGAGTTAATATGGGAACAAAGGATGAGCGATGAAACATTCAGCACAATTTCCTTATATCGTTACGACATGAAAAATTTAATCGATATCAAAATTGACACTACCGATTCTTTCAAATATTTTGGAAATGTCGATAACATAAGAGCAATCGGTTTAGAGGTCGGAATCAATACGCGCACAGAACAAGATTTGAATTACTATATCAATTATTCTCTACAAAGTACAAAAAAATTAGAGACCGATGAGAAACTTACAAATTCGCCTGAACATCTGATTAAGTTTGGTATAAATTTTCCGCTCTTTGAATATTTTTATGCAGGTACAGAAGTCCAGTGGGAAACTGAACGACTGACAGTTTATAGCACGAAAACCGAACCTTTTTTATTATCCAACCTAAATATTAAAACAAAACCGTTATTTAACAGGCTCACAGTTTCGTTTTTAGTAAGAAATTTATTCGATGCCGATTACAAATATCCAGGCGGATTCGAACATCGTCAAGCCGGTATTAAACAGAATGGACGTAATTATATCGCTTCGTTAGAATATAAGTTCTAA